In Candidatus Aminicenantes bacterium, a single genomic region encodes these proteins:
- a CDS encoding alpha-L-fucosidase produces the protein MKRRAAVLIGIVLLLGVALAGQAPKAQDKETDPQVLQKLQWFQDQKFGLMMHWGPYSQWGVVESWSICAEDEPWCRRSLPDYIEYKRRYEALPKTFNPVEFDPAAWAKAAKAAGMRYVVHTTKHHDGFCMFDTKQTDYRITGPGVPFASNPRANNYWAPEWATPDRHVNYDTAKYPERWKKFKDFTYAQIEELMTGYGPVDILWLDGGWVQPYPAIPAAYKGLIKQPANQDIDMPRIAAMARSHQPGLIVVDRAVGGRYENYRTPEQEIPEKPLPYVWETCMTMGNSWSYVPNDNYKSAGRLIHLLVDIVSKGGNFLLNIGPDAQGRLPAESLKRLAEIGDWMKTNGEAIYKTRPIAPYKEAKTCFTSLADGTVYAVYLADEDEVRPPASIMIYSRQAKPGVRVEMLGVQGALRWEAVGKGMLIHLPPAAVEKPPCRHAWAFKIAAK, from the coding sequence ATGAAGCGACGCGCGGCCGTCCTCATCGGAATCGTTCTCCTGCTTGGCGTGGCACTGGCAGGCCAGGCGCCGAAAGCCCAGGACAAGGAGACTGATCCCCAGGTGCTCCAGAAGCTCCAATGGTTCCAGGACCAGAAGTTCGGGCTGATGATGCACTGGGGCCCCTACAGCCAGTGGGGAGTCGTCGAATCCTGGAGCATCTGCGCCGAGGACGAGCCCTGGTGCCGTCGCTCCCTGCCCGACTACATCGAATACAAGCGCCGCTACGAGGCCCTGCCCAAGACCTTCAACCCGGTCGAGTTCGACCCGGCCGCCTGGGCCAAAGCGGCCAAGGCCGCCGGCATGCGCTATGTCGTCCACACCACCAAGCACCACGACGGATTCTGCATGTTCGATACCAAGCAGACGGATTACCGGATCACCGGGCCCGGCGTGCCGTTCGCCTCGAACCCGCGGGCCAACAACTACTGGGCCCCGGAGTGGGCCACTCCCGACCGCCACGTCAATTACGACACCGCCAAGTACCCCGAACGCTGGAAGAAGTTCAAGGACTTCACTTACGCCCAGATCGAGGAGCTGATGACCGGCTACGGACCGGTCGACATCCTCTGGCTCGACGGCGGCTGGGTTCAGCCCTACCCGGCCATCCCGGCCGCCTACAAGGGCCTGATCAAGCAGCCCGCCAACCAGGACATCGACATGCCCCGCATCGCGGCCATGGCCCGCAGCCACCAGCCCGGGCTCATCGTCGTCGACCGGGCCGTGGGCGGGCGGTACGAGAACTACCGTACGCCGGAGCAGGAGATCCCCGAAAAGCCCCTCCCCTACGTCTGGGAGACCTGCATGACCATGGGCAATTCCTGGTCCTATGTCCCCAACGACAATTACAAGTCGGCCGGCCGGCTCATCCATCTTCTGGTCGACATCGTCTCCAAGGGCGGCAACTTCCTGCTCAACATCGGGCCTGACGCGCAGGGACGTCTGCCGGCCGAATCCCTGAAGCGGTTGGCCGAGATCGGTGATTGGATGAAGACAAACGGCGAAGCCATCTACAAGACGAGGCCGATCGCTCCCTACAAGGAAGCCAAGACCTGTTTCACCAGCCTGGCCGACGGCACGGTCTATGCCGTCTATCTGGCCGACGAGGACGAAGTGCGGCCGCCCGCCTCGATCATGATCTATTCCCGCCAGGCCAAGCCGGGAGTACGGGTCGAGATGCTCGGCGTCCAAGGCGCGCTCCGCTGGGAGGCCGTGGGCAAGGGCATGCTCATCCACCTCCCCCCGGCTGCGGTCGAAAAACCGCCCTGCCGCCACGCCTGGGCCTTCAAGATCGCCGCTAAGTAA
- a CDS encoding CBS domain-containing protein, with protein sequence MNTVKDLLNEKSSTVWSISPKAKVFDALKLMSEKQIGALMVMDEKGETAGIITERDYARKIILLGKTSKETAVEEIMTPVDKMYYIKPANTVEECMVLMTAKHVRHLPVCDEGKFAGLVSIGDVVKSIISEKETLINQLSDYIGGKYL encoded by the coding sequence ATGAACACGGTCAAGGATCTGCTGAACGAAAAAAGCTCCACGGTCTGGTCGATATCGCCCAAGGCCAAGGTCTTCGACGCCCTTAAGCTAATGAGTGAGAAGCAGATCGGCGCCTTGATGGTCATGGACGAGAAGGGCGAGACGGCCGGCATCATCACCGAGCGCGACTACGCCCGCAAGATCATCCTGCTGGGCAAGACCTCCAAAGAGACCGCGGTCGAGGAGATCATGACCCCGGTCGATAAGATGTACTACATCAAGCCCGCCAACACCGTCGAGGAGTGCATGGTCCTGATGACGGCCAAGCACGTCCGCCATCTCCCGGTCTGCGACGAAGGCAAGTTCGCCGGGCTGGTCTCGATCGGCGACGTCGTCAAGTCGATCATCTCCGAGAAGGAGACCCTGATCAACCAGCTCAGCGATTACATCGGCGGCAAATACCTGTAG
- a CDS encoding FecR domain-containing protein produces the protein MRLAWFFVILALLGGIVLGQVPPDQVVEVRVAQGDTVGAIAKMYLANPADWREIARINRLSNPDRISPGQILIIPVRLLREAPAEGVVDFLSGTAEVQAPGSSVWTPLALRSRISEGSLVRTREASVLEIAFENGDSCLLRPQTTLGLSTLRRQGGSIFKHLFLQAGKVITRIRKATGAESRTEIQTPSAQCAARGTIFRTSAGADGTSRAEVLEGTVVVEAMRTPIDVPPGFGTAVRKGEAPLPPKALLPGPQPVGFETVYRALPFAIRYDPRPGVVAYTAALTKDREGRDVAVEATFQPGDPFRVESVPDGLYYLQARAMDDLGLEGLPADPVEVHVRTRPGPPSIAAPLGGFRRQIGALPLTWPKEEGAEGYRVQVSEDPVFAKIVSERIESGPTSSLPWPAMGTFYFRARSMAAGGFESAWSPPITVTVVPPLAAPVLEKPRIKGSWVLLRWKDLGAGKLFRCQVAEDARFMRLIHDSLVSAGSLDIAKPLAAGIYYVQIKALDGEGGESPASAPETFKIGRGLLSWCTPCMILPLVLLLVLLL, from the coding sequence ATGCGGCTGGCTTGGTTCTTCGTCATTCTGGCCTTGTTGGGCGGGATTGTCCTTGGCCAAGTCCCTCCCGACCAGGTCGTGGAAGTCCGGGTCGCCCAGGGAGACACAGTCGGGGCGATCGCGAAAATGTATCTGGCGAATCCCGCGGATTGGCGCGAGATCGCCCGGATCAATCGTCTCTCGAATCCGGACCGGATCAGCCCGGGCCAGATTCTGATCATCCCCGTTCGTCTGCTCCGGGAGGCTCCGGCCGAAGGCGTCGTCGACTTCCTCAGCGGAACGGCCGAAGTTCAGGCGCCGGGGAGCTCCGTCTGGACGCCGCTCGCGCTGCGGAGCCGGATTTCCGAAGGGAGCCTGGTTCGAACGCGCGAGGCCAGCGTCCTCGAAATCGCCTTTGAAAACGGCGATTCCTGTCTTCTTCGGCCGCAGACGACCCTCGGCCTTTCAACGCTGCGCCGGCAGGGAGGTTCGATCTTCAAACATCTCTTCCTCCAGGCGGGGAAAGTCATCACCCGGATCCGCAAAGCGACAGGAGCGGAATCCCGGACCGAAATCCAAACCCCCTCCGCCCAATGCGCCGCCCGCGGGACCATTTTCCGAACCTCGGCCGGGGCAGACGGCACTTCCCGAGCCGAAGTCTTGGAGGGGACCGTCGTCGTCGAGGCGATGCGGACGCCCATCGACGTGCCCCCCGGCTTCGGAACGGCCGTCCGCAAAGGCGAAGCGCCGCTCCCGCCCAAAGCCCTCCTCCCCGGCCCCCAGCCCGTCGGCTTCGAGACGGTTTACCGAGCTCTGCCGTTCGCCATTCGGTACGACCCGCGACCGGGGGTCGTCGCCTATACCGCAGCCCTGACCAAGGACCGCGAGGGACGGGACGTCGCCGTCGAGGCGACCTTCCAGCCGGGGGACCCTTTCCGCGTCGAATCCGTCCCGGACGGGCTGTACTATCTGCAAGCCCGGGCCATGGACGATTTGGGGCTTGAAGGCCTCCCCGCCGATCCCGTCGAAGTCCATGTCCGGACCCGACCGGGGCCTCCCTCGATCGCGGCCCCCCTTGGAGGGTTCCGCCGGCAAATCGGCGCGTTGCCGCTGACTTGGCCAAAAGAGGAGGGCGCCGAGGGCTATCGAGTCCAAGTCTCGGAGGACCCGGTTTTTGCCAAGATCGTTTCCGAGAGAATCGAGTCCGGTCCGACATCGAGCCTGCCTTGGCCCGCGATGGGGACGTTTTACTTCCGGGCTCGGTCGATGGCGGCCGGCGGCTTCGAGAGCGCCTGGTCTCCCCCGATCACGGTGACGGTCGTTCCGCCGCTGGCCGCGCCCGTCCTGGAGAAACCGCGGATCAAAGGATCCTGGGTCCTTCTCCGTTGGAAAGATCTCGGGGCAGGCAAGCTGTTTCGCTGCCAAGTCGCCGAAGATGCTCGGTTCATGCGACTGATTCACGACTCCTTAGTCTCGGCCGGAAGCCTTGATATCGCGAAGCCATTGGCGGCGGGAATTTATTACGTCCAGATCAAGGCGCTCGACGGCGAGGGTGGGGAAAGCCCCGCCTCGGCCCCGGAAACCTTCAAGATCGGCCGCGGCCTATTGAGCTGGTGTACTCCCTGCATGATTCTCCCCCTGGTTTTGCTCCTGGTCCTCCTCCTCTGA